Proteins co-encoded in one Alcanivorax sp. genomic window:
- a CDS encoding TetR/AcrR family transcriptional regulator produces MIKTRSGREQALAEREKLFIEATRQQLCNEGLLGIQMAAIARSCNFATGTLYHHFASKEDLLIAVCTELTGTRQEYFRRVAESDLCTRDKMLGFAVAYTLFAQHHPEHFRLEQYVMTEVVWLASSTHRREQMMEAGMPIGRMVESVVADAIDKGELESHGLAPLTFSSGQWAMSMGMHTLINAEGVLDMYALNEPYRMFMRHIQLHLNALNWQPMVSNPFDDDALDSKVKYLCDTLFGDLCGENNCIKMSPPGPSSDA; encoded by the coding sequence ATGATCAAAACACGAAGCGGCCGCGAACAGGCCCTCGCTGAGCGGGAAAAGCTGTTTATCGAAGCCACCCGGCAGCAACTCTGTAACGAAGGGCTTCTCGGGATTCAAATGGCGGCCATCGCTCGCAGCTGCAACTTTGCCACTGGCACGCTCTATCATCACTTCGCATCGAAAGAAGATCTGCTCATCGCCGTTTGCACCGAGCTCACCGGCACCCGCCAGGAATACTTCCGCCGGGTCGCCGAGTCGGATCTGTGCACCCGTGACAAGATGCTCGGTTTTGCGGTGGCCTACACCCTGTTCGCCCAGCATCACCCGGAACACTTTCGTCTGGAACAGTATGTGATGACCGAGGTGGTCTGGCTGGCCTCATCCACCCATCGCCGCGAACAGATGATGGAAGCCGGCATGCCCATCGGCCGTATGGTGGAATCCGTCGTCGCCGATGCCATCGACAAGGGCGAACTGGAGAGCCATGGTCTGGCCCCTCTGACGTTCAGTTCTGGTCAGTGGGCAATGAGTATGGGCATGCACACCCTGATCAATGCGGAGGGTGTTCTCGACATGTATGCCCTGAATGAGCCTTACCGCATGTTCATGCGTCATATTCAGTTGCATCTGAATGCCCTGAACTGGCAGCCCATGGTAAGCAACCCCTTCGACGATGATGCCCTGGACAGCAAGGTCAAGTACCTGTGCGATACCCTGTTCGGCGATCTGTGCGGCGAGAACAACTGCATCAAGATGAGCCCCCCGGGCCCCTCGTCTGACGCCTGA
- a CDS encoding hydantoinase/oxoprolinase family protein, translated as MPLSFWLGVDTGGTFTDFVLLGDGEPRIHKVLSTPAAPEQAILQGIREMGLAEAMAAGELAVVHGTTVATNAALEGKGARTVFVTNSGIEDILRIGRQNRPELYNLTPAAQDGVLTTLPCEGAGCRLDANGQEIQALDDEALNELLARIHAHDPESVAICLLFSYLDGRQEQRIAGALRQAGLAVSTSHHIIPTRGEYERGMATWLNAWLSPKVAAYLQRLQQATKPAPLAIMQSHGGTIAAQQARELAVNLLLSGPAGGLAAAQRLGEQLQQPQLMTFDMGGTSTDVALLDGDIRLTQQGRIGPYPVAVPMVDMHTIGAGGGSLAYVDDAGLLHVGPQSAGADPGPACYGRGGQQVTVTDANVVLGRLQPDFALGGSLTLDVAAAGQAMASLGSQLGLDTQAAAEGVLALANEHMTQALRVISIQKGHDPADFALMSFGGAGGLHVCDLADNLGMHRAIVPQRAGVLSAEGLVYAPRKRELLKALPEGLSDADCQNEIHTLQAQGRQELEAEGVAADQIRYQVYLDMCYRGQSSLLQIPWQEDAGQREQAFHQAHERRFGHRLGLPVEQVNLRVQCQAARSAPSIPARSTQPGQPLRRDRLPGIDAEVSIYQREHLGNGQRLHGPALIAEAVGTTWLAPGWDARVDPQGHLLLEKRI; from the coding sequence ATGCCTCTCTCCTTCTGGCTCGGCGTCGATACCGGCGGTACTTTTACTGACTTTGTGCTGCTGGGTGACGGCGAGCCGCGCATTCACAAGGTCCTGTCCACCCCCGCTGCGCCGGAGCAGGCGATTCTTCAGGGCATCCGCGAAATGGGGCTGGCAGAGGCCATGGCAGCCGGTGAACTGGCCGTGGTTCATGGCACCACCGTCGCCACCAATGCGGCACTGGAAGGCAAGGGCGCCCGCACGGTGTTCGTCACCAACAGTGGTATCGAAGATATCCTGCGTATCGGCCGGCAGAACCGGCCGGAGCTGTACAATCTGACACCGGCCGCCCAGGACGGTGTACTCACCACTCTCCCCTGTGAAGGCGCCGGTTGCCGGCTGGATGCCAACGGCCAGGAAATCCAGGCGCTGGACGATGAGGCATTGAACGAACTGCTTGCCCGCATCCACGCCCACGATCCGGAATCCGTGGCCATCTGCCTGCTGTTTTCCTACCTGGACGGCCGGCAGGAACAACGCATAGCCGGTGCCCTCCGCCAGGCCGGGCTGGCCGTGAGCACCTCTCACCACATCATTCCCACCCGCGGAGAGTATGAGCGCGGCATGGCCACCTGGCTGAATGCCTGGTTATCACCCAAAGTGGCCGCCTACCTGCAGCGGCTGCAACAGGCCACCAAGCCGGCTCCGCTGGCCATCATGCAGTCCCACGGCGGCACCATTGCGGCCCAACAGGCCCGCGAGCTGGCCGTCAATCTGCTGCTGTCCGGCCCCGCCGGTGGTCTGGCCGCAGCCCAGCGGCTGGGTGAACAGCTTCAGCAACCCCAGTTGATGACCTTCGACATGGGCGGCACTTCCACGGATGTGGCCCTGCTGGACGGGGATATCCGGCTCACCCAGCAAGGCCGGATCGGCCCTTACCCGGTAGCGGTCCCCATGGTAGACATGCACACCATAGGCGCCGGTGGCGGGTCACTGGCCTACGTGGACGACGCCGGGCTGCTGCACGTGGGCCCCCAATCCGCCGGCGCGGATCCCGGCCCTGCCTGCTACGGCCGCGGCGGCCAGCAGGTGACGGTCACCGATGCCAATGTGGTGTTGGGTCGCCTGCAGCCGGATTTCGCACTGGGCGGCTCCCTGACACTGGATGTGGCCGCCGCCGGACAGGCCATGGCCTCCCTGGGCAGCCAGCTCGGGCTGGACACCCAGGCCGCAGCGGAGGGGGTGCTGGCGCTGGCCAACGAGCACATGACCCAGGCCCTGCGGGTCATTTCCATCCAGAAGGGGCATGACCCGGCGGACTTTGCGTTGATGAGCTTCGGCGGTGCGGGCGGCCTGCATGTCTGCGATCTGGCCGACAATCTGGGGATGCACCGGGCCATCGTGCCGCAACGAGCCGGGGTGCTGTCCGCAGAAGGGCTGGTCTATGCCCCCCGCAAGCGCGAACTGCTCAAGGCCCTTCCCGAGGGCCTTTCCGACGCTGACTGTCAGAACGAAATCCACACCCTGCAGGCACAAGGGCGCCAGGAACTGGAGGCCGAGGGCGTCGCCGCCGACCAGATCCGCTACCAGGTCTACCTGGACATGTGCTATCGGGGACAGTCTTCCCTGCTGCAGATCCCCTGGCAGGAAGATGCCGGCCAGCGCGAGCAGGCCTTTCACCAGGCCCACGAACGCCGCTTTGGCCATCGGCTGGGCCTGCCAGTGGAGCAGGTCAACCTGCGCGTCCAATGTCAGGCCGCCCGGTCAGCCCCGTCCATTCCGGCCCGTTCGACACAACCGGGCCAGCCCCTGCGCCGCGACCGCCTGCCCGGCATTGATGCCGAGGTGAGCATTTACCAACGGGAGCACCTGGGCAACGGCCAGCGACTTCACGGCCCGGCCCTGATCGCTGAAGCGGTGGGTACCACCTGGCTGGCGCCGGGCTGGGATGCCCGGGTGGATCCGCAAGGCCATCTGCTGCTGGAAAAGCGGATTTAG
- a CDS encoding fatty acid desaturase: protein MLDFIEHGLLAPSLGALVLITLAMTHATIVSVTVYLHRYSAHRALELSPVLKHFFRLWLWLSTGQNTREWTAIHRKHHAKCETEDDPHSPQVKGIKKVLREGAELYREEAENQETLNKYGAGCPDDWLERNVYSRFPMGGVAIMAVIDLALFGVYGITIWAVQMMWIPVFAAGVINGIGHYWGYRNFECADASRNISPWGILIGGEELHNNHHTYPNSAKLSVRRFEFDAGWAWIRLFEMLGLAKVKKVAPKPVIDHDAKGIDLEALRGVMQHRFQVMANYRKTVIAPVFKQERERACEATRDLYARAHALFHKDLSLIKPKQQERLVNLTQSNETLEAIYQFRLRLQDIWSQTSRNSAEMVEALEQWYQDARESGIAALQDFADQLARYRHATA from the coding sequence ATGCTAGATTTTATTGAACACGGCCTGCTGGCCCCGAGTCTGGGCGCACTGGTGCTGATTACCCTGGCCATGACCCACGCCACCATCGTCAGCGTGACGGTCTACCTGCACCGCTACTCCGCTCACCGGGCACTGGAACTGAGCCCGGTCCTGAAGCACTTCTTCCGTCTCTGGTTGTGGCTGAGCACCGGCCAGAACACCCGGGAATGGACCGCCATCCATCGCAAGCACCACGCCAAGTGCGAAACCGAAGATGACCCTCACAGCCCACAGGTCAAAGGCATCAAGAAGGTGCTGCGCGAAGGCGCCGAGCTATACCGTGAAGAGGCCGAAAATCAGGAAACCCTGAACAAATACGGCGCGGGCTGTCCGGACGACTGGCTGGAGCGCAACGTCTACTCCCGCTTCCCCATGGGCGGCGTTGCCATCATGGCCGTGATCGACCTGGCCCTGTTCGGCGTCTACGGCATCACCATCTGGGCCGTGCAGATGATGTGGATCCCGGTGTTCGCTGCCGGCGTGATCAACGGTATTGGCCACTACTGGGGCTACCGGAATTTCGAATGCGCCGATGCCAGCCGCAATATCTCACCCTGGGGCATCCTGATTGGTGGTGAAGAGCTGCACAACAATCACCACACCTATCCGAACTCCGCCAAACTGTCCGTGCGCCGCTTCGAATTCGATGCGGGCTGGGCCTGGATTCGTCTGTTCGAAATGCTGGGGCTGGCGAAAGTGAAGAAGGTGGCCCCGAAACCGGTGATCGATCACGACGCCAAAGGTATTGATCTGGAGGCCCTGCGCGGTGTCATGCAGCACCGTTTCCAGGTCATGGCCAACTACCGCAAGACCGTGATCGCCCCGGTATTCAAGCAGGAGCGGGAACGGGCCTGTGAGGCCACCCGTGATCTGTATGCCCGCGCCCATGCCCTGTTCCACAAGGACCTGTCACTGATCAAGCCGAAGCAGCAGGAGCGTCTGGTCAACCTGACCCAGAGCAACGAAACCCTGGAAGCCATCTACCAGTTCCGCCTGCGTCTGCAGGATATCTGGTCCCAGACCAGCCGCAATTCCGCCGAGATGGTGGAGGCGCTGGAGCAGTGGTACCAGGATGCCCGGGAATCCGGCATCGCCGCCCTGCAGGACTTCGCGGATCAACTGGCCCGCTACCGCCACGCCACGGCATAA
- the rdgB gene encoding RdgB/HAM1 family non-canonical purine NTP pyrophosphatase yields MEKLVLASGNKKKLAELQNLLTPLNIEVVAQSEFEVPEADETGTTFVENAIIKARNACKYTGLPAIADDSGIQIAALRGAPGVFSARFAGVGASDAKNNKLMVELLSDLPDVNRDARYVAVLVLMEHEDDPTPIICQGTWEGEIVLEPQGDQGFGYDPHFFVPEKGCTAAQLPPEEKNAMSHRGKAMEKLLAQLT; encoded by the coding sequence TTGGAAAAGCTAGTCCTCGCCTCCGGCAACAAGAAAAAACTCGCCGAGTTGCAGAATCTGCTCACCCCACTGAACATCGAAGTGGTGGCGCAGAGCGAGTTTGAGGTACCGGAAGCCGATGAGACCGGTACCACCTTTGTGGAAAATGCCATCATCAAGGCACGCAATGCCTGCAAATATACCGGCCTGCCCGCCATCGCCGATGACTCCGGCATTCAGATAGCCGCCCTGCGCGGCGCGCCCGGCGTGTTCTCGGCCCGGTTTGCCGGCGTCGGCGCCAGCGACGCCAAGAACAACAAGCTGATGGTGGAACTGCTCTCCGATCTTCCCGATGTGAACCGTGACGCCCGCTATGTGGCCGTACTGGTACTGATGGAACACGAGGACGACCCCACCCCGATCATCTGCCAGGGCACCTGGGAAGGCGAAATCGTGCTGGAACCGCAAGGCGATCAGGGCTTCGGCTACGACCCCCACTTCTTTGTCCCGGAAAAAGGCTGTACCGCCGCACAACTCCCCCCGGAAGAAAAGAACGCCATGAGCCATCGCGGCAAGGCGATGGAAAAACTGCTGGCGCAGCTGACTTAA
- a CDS encoding YaiI/YqxD family protein, with protein MHIWVDADACPRPVKEVLFKAAQRVQVPCTLVANQPVAVPRSALIRAIQVGQGFDVADNEIVQRCEPGDLVVTQDIPLAAEVVAKGAEAVTPRGHWLDKDTVRERLNMRDFMEEMRSAGMETGGPKSYSPQDKGRFANALDRWLARQK; from the coding sequence ATGCATATCTGGGTTGATGCCGATGCCTGTCCCAGGCCGGTGAAAGAGGTGTTGTTCAAGGCGGCGCAGCGGGTGCAGGTGCCGTGTACGCTGGTGGCCAATCAGCCCGTTGCTGTGCCGCGCTCGGCTCTGATTCGCGCTATTCAGGTGGGGCAGGGGTTTGATGTGGCCGACAATGAGATCGTGCAGCGTTGTGAGCCGGGGGATCTGGTGGTCACCCAGGATATACCGCTGGCCGCGGAGGTGGTGGCCAAAGGGGCAGAGGCGGTCACGCCACGTGGCCACTGGCTGGACAAGGATACGGTCCGTGAGCGTTTGAACATGCGGGACTTCATGGAAGAAATGCGCTCGGCGGGTATGGAAACCGGTGGTCCGAAATCCTACTCCCCACAGGACAAGGGGCGTTTTGCCAATGCCCTGGACCGTTGGCTGGCCCGTCAGAAGTAG
- the mutM gene encoding bifunctional DNA-formamidopyrimidine glycosylase/DNA-(apurinic or apyrimidinic site) lyase — protein sequence MPELPEVETTLRGIRPHLEGQTLREVVVRERRLRWPVSDELLTLRDVRVLGLRRRAKYLLIALEGGELLIHLGMSGTLRVVDATVPLRKHDHVDLLMGSGKVLRFNDPRRFGTVLYQAGDVPHALLAKLGPEPLSEAFNGEWLFQRSRGRKVAVKSFIMDNATVVGVGNIYAQESLFLAGIHPSRAAGKISRARYERFAEAIKVVLAKAIEAGGTTLKDFTRADGQPGYFAQSLNVYGRAGEPCLHCKALLKADRHGQRSTSYCPQCQR from the coding sequence ATGCCCGAATTACCCGAAGTTGAAACTACCCTGCGGGGTATCCGTCCTCACCTTGAAGGCCAGACACTGCGTGAGGTGGTGGTGCGTGAGCGGCGCTTGCGGTGGCCGGTGAGTGACGAGTTGCTGACCCTGCGTGATGTGCGGGTGCTGGGGCTGCGGCGACGGGCCAAGTATCTGCTGATTGCGCTGGAAGGCGGTGAGTTGCTGATTCATCTGGGCATGTCCGGCACCTTGCGGGTGGTGGATGCGACGGTACCGTTGCGCAAGCATGACCATGTGGATCTGCTGATGGGCAGCGGCAAGGTGCTGCGTTTCAATGACCCCCGCCGCTTTGGCACCGTGCTGTATCAGGCTGGTGATGTGCCCCATGCCCTGCTGGCAAAGCTGGGACCGGAGCCGCTCAGTGAGGCATTCAACGGTGAGTGGCTGTTTCAGCGCTCAAGGGGCCGCAAGGTGGCCGTGAAAAGCTTCATCATGGATAACGCCACGGTGGTGGGGGTGGGCAATATCTACGCCCAGGAGAGCCTGTTTCTGGCCGGGATACATCCGTCCCGGGCGGCCGGGAAGATATCAAGGGCTCGCTATGAGCGATTTGCCGAGGCCATCAAAGTGGTTCTGGCCAAAGCCATCGAGGCAGGCGGGACGACCCTGAAAGACTTCACCCGGGCGGACGGGCAGCCTGGTTATTTTGCCCAGTCCCTGAACGTGTACGGCCGGGCGGGAGAGCCCTGCCTGCACTGCAAGGCCTTGCTTAAGGCAGACCGCCACGGCCAGCGCAGTACCAGTTACTGTCCGCAGTGCCAGCGTTGA
- the hemW gene encoding radical SAM family heme chaperone HemW: protein MPPLSLYIHTPWCVRKCPYCDFNSHERGELPEREYLDALLLDLEQDLAMTGERPVETVFIGGGTPSLMSADFYQLLFAGIRARLPLADNAEITLEANPGTTEAARFEGFRAAGINRLSIGVQSFNDDHLKALGRIHDAQAAITAAQQARAAGFDNLNLDIMHALPGQTQVQALEDLEQAISLKPSHLSWYELTIEPNTVFYRAPPTQPDSDSMADTEQAGFDLLAQAGFQRYEISAFAQPGKACRHNLNYWQFGDYLGIGAGAHSKLSTLDEQGHLVLTRHQKTRKPEDYLAAPAHARRQAQTIDGSDRRFEALLNGLRLMDGISLQTLERTTGENPAQWLPLLSKLQQHGLLMIDDERLRCTPNGILHLNSVLETANETL from the coding sequence ATGCCCCCCCTCTCCCTCTACATCCACACCCCCTGGTGCGTGCGCAAGTGTCCGTACTGCGACTTCAATTCCCATGAGCGGGGAGAGCTGCCGGAGCGGGAATATCTGGACGCATTGCTGCTGGATCTGGAGCAGGATCTCGCCATGACCGGCGAGCGTCCGGTGGAGACGGTGTTTATTGGCGGGGGCACGCCGAGTCTAATGTCGGCAGACTTCTATCAACTGCTGTTTGCCGGAATTCGCGCCCGCTTGCCGCTGGCCGACAATGCCGAGATCACCCTGGAAGCCAACCCGGGCACCACCGAAGCGGCGCGCTTCGAGGGATTCCGGGCGGCGGGTATCAATCGCCTGTCCATTGGCGTGCAAAGCTTCAACGATGATCATCTCAAGGCCCTCGGCCGCATCCATGATGCCCAGGCGGCCATTACCGCAGCACAACAGGCCCGTGCAGCCGGCTTCGACAACCTGAATCTGGATATCATGCATGCACTACCGGGCCAGACCCAGGTGCAGGCACTGGAAGATCTGGAACAGGCCATCTCGCTCAAGCCCTCCCACTTGAGCTGGTACGAACTGACCATCGAACCCAATACCGTGTTCTACCGTGCGCCCCCCACCCAGCCAGACAGTGACAGCATGGCCGATACCGAACAGGCCGGCTTTGACCTGCTGGCGCAGGCCGGCTTTCAGCGGTACGAAATTTCCGCCTTTGCCCAACCGGGCAAGGCCTGCCGCCACAACCTGAATTACTGGCAGTTTGGTGATTACCTGGGCATCGGCGCCGGCGCCCACAGTAAACTCAGCACGCTCGATGAACAGGGTCATCTGGTGCTCACTCGCCACCAGAAAACCCGCAAACCGGAAGACTATCTGGCCGCGCCGGCCCACGCCCGCCGCCAGGCCCAGACCATCGATGGTAGCGACAGACGCTTTGAGGCCCTGCTCAACGGCCTGCGGCTGATGGATGGTATCTCGTTACAAACCCTCGAACGAACCACGGGGGAAAATCCGGCACAATGGTTGCCGCTACTGAGCAAACTACAGCAGCATGGCCTGCTGATGATTGATGATGAACGGCTTCGCTGTACGCCAAACGGCATCCTGCACCTGAACAGCGTGCTGGAAACCGCGAACGAGACATTGTAA
- the metW gene encoding methionine biosynthesis protein MetW: MRDDLQLISDWIPQGATLLDLGCGDGTLLAWLGEHKQAKGYGLEINQDNLAACFEKGVNVLEQDLDAGLGNFQDQRFDYVVMTQALQAVLRPDQILNEMLRVGREAIITFPNFGHWKVRSYLGLKGRMPVSSALPYQWYNTPNIHLCTVQDFETHCHKNGIHILERQVINRDHRSGILARLWPNLFGEIAIYRVKA, translated from the coding sequence ATGCGTGATGACCTGCAACTGATCAGCGACTGGATTCCCCAGGGCGCCACGCTGCTGGATCTGGGGTGTGGCGACGGCACCCTGCTGGCCTGGCTGGGCGAGCACAAACAGGCAAAGGGCTATGGCCTGGAGATCAATCAAGACAATCTGGCGGCCTGTTTTGAAAAAGGCGTCAACGTACTGGAACAGGATCTTGATGCTGGCCTCGGCAACTTCCAGGACCAACGTTTTGACTACGTGGTAATGACCCAGGCCCTGCAGGCCGTCCTGCGGCCGGACCAGATCCTCAATGAAATGCTGCGCGTGGGCCGCGAAGCCATCATCACCTTCCCCAACTTCGGCCACTGGAAAGTGCGCAGTTATCTGGGGCTCAAGGGGCGCATGCCGGTGTCCTCGGCACTGCCCTACCAGTGGTACAACACCCCGAATATCCACCTGTGCACCGTTCAGGATTTTGAAACCCATTGCCACAAGAACGGCATCCATATCCTGGAACGCCAGGTCATCAATCGGGATCACCGCAGCGGTATCCTCGCCCGCCTGTGGCCGAATCTGTTCGGAGAAATCGCGATTTATCGGGTGAAGGCGTAG